One Danio rerio strain Tuebingen ecotype United States chromosome 13, GRCz12tu, whole genome shotgun sequence DNA window includes the following coding sequences:
- the ap5s1 gene encoding AP-5 complex subunit sigma-1 precursor — protein sequence MVLCFLIHTVCPVSALSAGESRILYSRLFGAESGDDRDFTPEQKRLMQKEKLQVVARQVRSAVCLSREASGRLCVESVLGEEAVALGEADSGVFSLGSAELFPDRSAVLWLGVQALAFTLICRPHENLLLAEGTLRNIARHCLEELRLLGPGAEVLLKSDRVDALLHRLLPHGQLLFLNHRFAFNLEKEISGYVSK from the exons ATGGTGCTGTGTTTCTTAATCCACACGGTGTGCCCGGTGAGCGCGCTGTCCGCTGGCGAGAGTCGGATTCTGTACTCGCGGCTGTTCGGAGCAGAGAGCGGAGATGATCGGGACTTCACACCAGAGCAAAAGAGACTGATGCAGAAGGAAAAACTGCAGGTGGTCGCGAG GCAGGTGAGAAGTGCGGTGTGTTTGAGCAGGGAGGCCTCAGGTCGTCTGTGTGTGGAGTCTGTTttgggtgaagaggctgtagcTCTGGGCGAAGCAGACAGCGGAGTGTTTTCCCTGGGAAGTGCAGAGTTGTTTCCAGATCGCAGTGCTGTCCTTTGGCTCGGGGTGCAGGCTTTGGCCTTCACGCTCATCTGCAGGCCACACGAAAACCTTCTGCTGGCTGAGGGAACGCTTCGCAACATCGCACGTCACTGTCTGGAGGAGCTGCGTCTGCTGGGACCCGGTGCTGAG gtgctgctgAAAAGTGATCGAGTGGACGCATTGTTGCACAGACTCCTTCCTCACGGCCAGCTCCTCTTCCTCAACCATCGTTTTGCCTTCAACCTGGAAAAAGAAATATCGGGCTACGTGAGCAAATGA